The Algoriphagus sp. TR-M9 genome has a window encoding:
- a CDS encoding polysaccharide biosynthesis/export family protein — protein sequence MNITTSSNKRNFVSKLFFLLLSISLISSCIPNRKVLYLQNEDNDPSLQSGNRIPYHMVEYELQYNDIVDVQVVTNDEIIQNGFSITRMETNQNFGMQQGQGGGDVYYMTGYSVDEEGMIELPLLGKVKVGNLTLDQAKEQIREQLSNYIKSDFYVRVKLGGIRYSALGEFKNPGKYVVLQDRMTIFEAIANAGDLTTIAKRDKLLLIRQYPDGSEVFEVDLNDRSLLNSDFYFIRPNDQLYAEPLKVRELGAGENAAQSLTLLISLFTFAALMLNLTK from the coding sequence ATGAATATTACTACTAGCTCAAATAAGAGAAATTTTGTTTCAAAACTATTTTTTCTTTTACTCTCCATTTCGTTGATTTCTTCTTGTATTCCAAATAGGAAAGTCCTTTATCTACAAAATGAAGATAATGACCCAAGCCTACAATCAGGAAATAGAATACCTTACCACATGGTAGAGTACGAACTGCAATACAATGATATTGTAGATGTACAGGTGGTTACCAATGATGAAATTATCCAAAATGGTTTTAGCATAACAAGAATGGAGACCAATCAAAATTTTGGTATGCAGCAAGGACAAGGCGGAGGAGATGTATATTACATGACAGGGTATTCAGTGGACGAAGAAGGAATGATTGAGCTGCCTCTCCTGGGAAAGGTAAAAGTCGGAAACTTGACACTAGATCAGGCTAAAGAACAGATAAGAGAGCAATTAAGCAATTACATCAAGTCAGATTTCTATGTTAGAGTTAAGCTTGGTGGTATACGCTACAGTGCTTTGGGCGAATTTAAAAATCCTGGAAAATACGTAGTTCTTCAGGATAGAATGACAATTTTCGAGGCAATCGCCAATGCGGGAGATTTGACTACCATAGCTAAAAGAGATAAACTATTGCTGATACGTCAGTATCCAGACGGGAGTGAAGTATTTGAAGTTGATCTAAACGACAGAAGTCTTTTGAACAGTGATTTTTATTTTATTCGTCCAAATGATCAATTATATGCTGAGCCTTTAAAAGTCAGAGAATTAGGTGCGGGTGAAAATGCTGCACAATCGCTTACACTGTTAATATCTCTGTTTACTTTTGCCGCTTTAATGCTTAATCTTACTAAGTAA
- a CDS encoding PKD domain-containing protein, with protein MIQVVNTHNLNQIYSFLGILMVIFMLLPDVVRGQVSISREGYPYCEPFIGTINDIRRPDVTHFGNGAGPGNLAAALTGQSIRLTGNSAYQDGYVYLDLPFSPEYGIKVSFEYLSYGGDGADGIVFFMFDGEYGNFPPSLPFNIGGFGGSLGYAPRISGSVTQPGLSGAYIGVALDEWGNFISLESTPPNKPNGLGPNPKIPGYMRYPHTVGVRGPEVDDYKVFDYEEVNIAPRPVADQFTIDTGPVPGLTCSDPEYRKVYVNLSPRADVGYDLTVDIRVGGVVYRVIGPTHYNFDAPENIKLGFSAATGENMNFHEIRNLAVDVSKVEEAQRPVGSDEFYRTCVDEELEIVIDVDLQSSSKAFIQCVQLYDESLDINNLSAPWNTFSSDIDHTQCGLTPICESCNSNLDPISSSLGTFEASISDLNDGNFDDLRDRVDVIFTPNPGATGRSKIYYTVTDSYGLTSKPKELVVVINPIPEFLSEPVIELPTCDGQNDGKITAEVGNLIPGFEHFWLYTNTSGVETNLGEGIVIGSVVADGESATFELEGVNVGQYILVIRNPLEDGDDGYCEDQLIIPLIEDELGTPVTVEDDTFLVCEGETVTIVPEVDPIYLNGITPKFLWYKDAAKTQPITSNPGTPAADGFTYEINSSGHLIVDGLLSQSGNPFTYNYYVELDVDRSGSQNICSILGDLEIAATVTVYPAVTFDLPVVQDDWCLGNNGSIEIVFRRGNEVLTQYTLFDEAGNEIRPLQSTGLFEGLSKGKYTVAGTSNNPDCEQLYDFEILGPENTLELNVTTVTDPSCELDNGYVSWQVAGGNGTYEFVSITGYPGPSPPAVNQIGADVFEVNNLISTPSPYTLTLTVKDAQGCEISSDQILTPQVLPIYEVTSSTVCINETASLTVNILEVGSPDPNTQFKWYSDASATQEIGGANSNPWGITFTVDPVNGTLSASDFPDSDIQQTFDVYFKPTISPASSTTPVVCDLPILPATITVNPLPIIEIVRAQSASCFGGSDGLIEVNITNGSPSDFEYMIDGLTGYQSSPLFNTGITEGDYTIRVRNTATASQCENTIEVQLVDPEQLILNVTQEVDPSCGIDNGQLAFEVSGGTPLAAGGYTITINGYALSTFNPTESTSNSYLIENLPEGTYTIEAIDANDCPVQSSLSLTAQVLPEYSLQETEICLNESASIIPVVENPGTPDAAPVFRWFKDAGATDEILTGDDAALGLTFSVNNTTGQLDVSNIANAGTYTFYLKPDILNACQLEPIPVTLTVNPIPEADFDPVSPLCFGESNGSLVLASGGSSDYSYSIVGSPTSFDIASNSFQGLAAGDYTIRITNDLTGCFQEINKTIEPTPELLISLISIKDPTCGAINGEISFEVQGGTPDYVLSVNNLPIADFNMVQSGSIYTISQLAPGSYNIKSVDSNDCERTLPSITLENNDGIAVDVTPSDYVICAGVSAELLPDIQAPAGTLFAITWFKDSSFTEEIFNGDQEGALTYSILPDFTLSVTGLSAGQYTYYAKLEGSGVCTIDSESTVEVLAPLEATLTPTSVICFGDANGTLTVENYSGGSGTFEFSVDGTNWQAEPVFENLATGNYTLSMRDTNGNASCLFTETFTIDSPAGPIQLDRFNTFATSCGEDNGEILDVLISGGWGNYTFKWTKDSPTGTEVTGTINKVDNLSAGDYFLTITDSEGCSEVFEFEVGTAPDPEYTITPPAQVCFGEQVKLEAVHKPGDPNAPSARTTIAWYKNPNQSGLITDGPDPANSDISYTIVEDPNNFVNSTLEIDGLPAGEYTYYLYVECTGVEIPVTFEVFEFPVLTIEGEKESCFQAADGKIIVTGDIEPGMIFQIGSNAYTATELAAATFAPGDYTLEVQGAVCSQSFPVSIEPALEIKAALVDSKNAACGLQDGLLSFEWEGGAGPYEISLTPSTGNPISLTTSDLSYTFENLGQGTYTFAILDAEGCLYTMSTPVSVENGPSEIVVDPVYSSCDGNPISITPQVNPSNGDAVFTWYMGSIGSANLISDGQVINGVIFNLNARGNINMQGVTLANAPFKLWVTVDGDGICAGDQKEISIQVFGNPKVQVTPIPELCFGDGGSLELEIPDNQNLEFSLNGGPFVSYPNSIIENLASGIYTLEAQNPSGCIVEVGTFTVAGPAAPLEIQDLTAIGATCLSPNGRLFGTAAGGTGPYNLTVEGPAGAVASSDIVWNGNDFNVENLPLGSYIVTLTDANQCSVTADGLTITNEPLKVIADDLTICEGEDAVLTPRVQGGQGGGLTFSWFKDSEGQDRIPIGSSTDGNITYNLTQNGVLTISGLDLVNSPYRYYAELDLNAACSRDLDEAIVTVKSIPTLRTSNPSLICDPTQTVDLSLYIEGYDPNTYDYEVLDGDDNKMQLDEISTVSQTGVYKVRMKEKNSDCFTATERILVRIAEVELVASFEYNIEVVPGQTVTNSQVGIGDEVMFSDLSQGNPVRWEWDFGDGNTSTEASPNHIYEELGVFIVILRTWDDLGCESTAVMELEIIDNFDIKFPNAFTPDRTDGKNNFFFPKFRGIVFLKVYVFTTWGELIYESNTLEDEGWDGTFRGKPAINGNYVYRGKYRSRGGFEGETSGVFVLIR; from the coding sequence ATGATCCAAGTAGTCAATACGCATAATTTGAATCAGATTTATTCTTTTTTAGGAATATTGATGGTGATTTTTATGCTTTTGCCTGATGTAGTGAGGGGCCAAGTTTCTATATCAAGAGAGGGATACCCATATTGTGAGCCTTTTATTGGAACTATAAATGATATTAGAAGACCAGATGTTACACATTTTGGAAACGGAGCTGGTCCTGGTAATCTGGCAGCAGCCCTGACGGGACAATCTATTCGTCTAACTGGAAATTCGGCATATCAAGATGGATATGTTTATCTAGACTTGCCGTTTTCACCTGAGTATGGTATTAAGGTCTCTTTTGAATACCTTAGTTATGGAGGAGATGGAGCGGATGGCATTGTTTTTTTTATGTTTGACGGTGAATATGGGAATTTTCCACCTTCGTTACCTTTTAACATTGGTGGGTTTGGAGGTTCATTAGGTTATGCTCCTAGGATCTCAGGATCAGTAACTCAACCGGGATTGTCAGGGGCATACATTGGCGTAGCTTTAGATGAGTGGGGTAATTTCATTAGCTTGGAATCAACTCCGCCGAATAAGCCAAATGGTCTGGGACCCAATCCCAAAATTCCTGGATATATGAGGTATCCTCACACTGTAGGAGTTAGAGGTCCAGAAGTTGATGACTATAAAGTTTTTGATTATGAGGAAGTTAATATTGCACCTAGACCAGTTGCAGATCAATTTACTATAGATACTGGCCCAGTTCCTGGCTTGACATGCTCAGATCCAGAATATCGAAAAGTGTATGTTAATCTTTCCCCACGTGCAGATGTAGGCTACGATTTAACCGTCGATATTCGAGTAGGTGGGGTAGTTTATAGAGTTATTGGTCCAACCCATTATAATTTTGATGCTCCAGAGAATATAAAATTGGGCTTTTCTGCAGCCACGGGTGAAAACATGAATTTCCATGAAATCCGAAATCTTGCAGTAGACGTGTCAAAAGTTGAGGAGGCTCAGAGGCCTGTAGGTTCTGACGAATTCTACAGGACATGTGTAGATGAAGAGCTAGAAATTGTGATTGATGTGGATTTACAAAGCTCCAGTAAGGCTTTTATTCAATGTGTACAACTTTATGACGAAAGCCTGGATATTAACAATCTCTCTGCTCCTTGGAATACTTTTTCATCTGATATAGATCACACTCAATGTGGTCTTACACCTATTTGTGAATCATGTAATAGTAATTTAGATCCAATATCTTCGAGTTTGGGGACTTTTGAGGCTAGCATTTCCGATTTAAATGATGGTAACTTTGATGATTTGCGAGATAGAGTTGATGTGATATTTACTCCTAATCCTGGAGCTACCGGCAGATCAAAGATTTATTATACCGTAACAGATAGTTATGGGCTGACATCAAAGCCTAAGGAGTTGGTGGTAGTTATTAACCCGATTCCGGAATTCCTTTCAGAACCTGTAATCGAATTACCCACTTGTGATGGTCAAAATGACGGTAAAATTACAGCAGAAGTGGGGAACCTGATTCCTGGATTCGAACACTTTTGGTTATACACTAATACTTCAGGAGTAGAAACTAATTTAGGAGAGGGAATTGTGATTGGTAGTGTTGTCGCGGATGGTGAATCTGCTACATTCGAACTTGAAGGAGTAAATGTTGGGCAATACATCCTTGTAATCAGAAATCCTTTGGAAGATGGAGATGATGGTTATTGCGAGGACCAGTTAATTATTCCCCTTATTGAGGATGAATTGGGAACACCTGTTACAGTCGAGGATGATACTTTTTTAGTTTGTGAAGGTGAAACGGTCACTATTGTTCCTGAAGTGGACCCCATTTACCTTAATGGTATTACCCCTAAATTCTTATGGTATAAGGATGCTGCGAAAACTCAACCAATTACTTCCAACCCAGGAACTCCAGCTGCGGATGGATTTACATATGAAATTAATTCTTCAGGACATTTAATTGTCGATGGCCTGCTTTCTCAATCAGGCAATCCTTTCACATATAACTATTATGTTGAATTGGATGTGGATCGTTCTGGTAGTCAGAATATTTGTTCCATTTTAGGAGATTTAGAAATTGCAGCCACTGTCACAGTTTACCCAGCAGTAACTTTTGATCTACCTGTAGTGCAAGATGATTGGTGCTTAGGTAACAATGGCAGTATAGAGATTGTGTTTAGAAGAGGAAACGAAGTCCTAACTCAGTATACCTTGTTTGATGAAGCAGGAAATGAAATTAGGCCATTACAATCAACAGGACTTTTCGAAGGATTGTCCAAAGGTAAATATACTGTTGCAGGTACGTCAAACAATCCTGATTGTGAGCAACTATATGATTTCGAAATTCTTGGTCCCGAAAACACGCTAGAATTAAATGTAACTACTGTTACAGATCCAAGTTGTGAACTTGACAATGGATATGTCTCCTGGCAGGTAGCGGGCGGAAATGGAACCTATGAATTTGTTTCTATTACAGGCTATCCAGGACCTAGTCCTCCAGCGGTAAACCAAATTGGAGCAGATGTTTTCGAAGTGAATAACTTGATATCAACTCCTTCTCCTTATACGCTCACTCTGACTGTCAAAGATGCGCAGGGCTGTGAAATTAGTTCAGACCAAATTCTGACCCCTCAGGTTTTACCTATATATGAGGTGACCAGTTCCACTGTTTGTATTAATGAGACTGCTTCTTTGACTGTAAATATACTTGAAGTTGGAAGCCCTGATCCTAATACTCAGTTTAAATGGTATTCCGACGCTTCAGCCACTCAGGAGATAGGTGGAGCTAATTCCAATCCTTGGGGAATCACCTTTACAGTTGACCCTGTAAATGGCACCCTTTCAGCCTCTGACTTTCCTGATTCCGATATACAGCAGACTTTTGATGTCTATTTTAAACCTACGATTAGTCCTGCTAGTTCTACAACCCCTGTAGTATGTGATTTGCCGATTTTGCCAGCCACAATTACCGTAAATCCACTCCCGATTATAGAAATTGTCAGAGCTCAGTCAGCTTCATGTTTTGGAGGTAGTGATGGCCTGATAGAAGTAAATATAACCAACGGAAGCCCTTCAGATTTTGAGTACATGATCGACGGTTTGACAGGGTATCAGTCCAGTCCCTTATTTAATACTGGAATTACTGAGGGAGATTATACGATCAGAGTAAGAAATACTGCTACTGCCAGTCAATGCGAAAATACCATTGAGGTGCAACTGGTAGACCCGGAGCAACTCATCTTAAATGTGACTCAAGAAGTAGATCCTTCCTGTGGTATTGACAATGGGCAATTGGCCTTTGAGGTCTCGGGTGGAACTCCTCTTGCAGCTGGAGGCTACACCATTACTATCAATGGGTATGCTCTAAGTACATTTAACCCAACTGAATCAACTTCAAATTCTTATTTAATTGAAAACCTTCCTGAAGGAACCTATACAATCGAGGCAATTGACGCAAATGATTGTCCGGTGCAGTCAAGTCTTTCCCTTACAGCACAGGTTTTACCCGAGTATTCTTTGCAGGAAACTGAAATATGTTTGAATGAATCAGCTAGCATAATTCCAGTAGTCGAAAATCCCGGAACGCCTGATGCCGCACCAGTTTTCCGCTGGTTTAAAGACGCAGGAGCAACAGATGAAATTCTAACTGGAGATGATGCTGCATTAGGGCTAACTTTCAGTGTGAACAATACTACAGGACAGCTTGATGTAAGTAATATTGCTAATGCTGGAACCTATACCTTCTACTTGAAGCCAGATATATTAAATGCCTGTCAGCTAGAACCTATTCCTGTTACTTTAACGGTTAACCCTATCCCTGAAGCTGACTTTGATCCTGTTTCACCATTATGTTTTGGTGAATCCAATGGAAGCTTAGTTCTTGCTTCTGGAGGTTCTTCTGATTACTCCTATTCTATAGTGGGAAGCCCTACTTCGTTTGATATTGCATCCAATTCATTTCAGGGATTGGCAGCGGGAGATTATACGATTAGAATTACCAATGATTTAACGGGTTGTTTTCAAGAAATTAATAAAACTATTGAACCAACACCTGAACTTTTAATTTCATTGATATCCATTAAGGATCCCACTTGTGGAGCTATAAACGGTGAGATTTCGTTCGAAGTTCAAGGTGGTACTCCTGATTATGTACTTAGTGTAAACAATCTGCCTATAGCAGATTTTAATATGGTTCAATCCGGATCTATATATACCATAAGTCAACTTGCTCCAGGCTCCTATAATATCAAATCTGTGGACAGTAATGATTGTGAGAGAACCTTGCCATCTATTACCCTGGAAAATAATGATGGTATCGCAGTAGATGTTACACCATCTGATTATGTGATTTGTGCAGGGGTTTCTGCAGAACTATTACCTGATATTCAGGCGCCAGCGGGTACTCTCTTTGCAATAACATGGTTTAAAGATTCAAGTTTCACTGAAGAAATTTTTAATGGTGATCAGGAAGGTGCTTTAACCTATTCCATATTGCCAGACTTCACATTGTCAGTAACTGGGCTTTCTGCTGGGCAATACACCTATTATGCTAAGTTAGAAGGTAGTGGTGTATGTACTATTGATTCAGAATCTACTGTGGAAGTATTGGCGCCTTTAGAGGCGACTTTAACTCCAACTTCAGTGATTTGCTTTGGAGATGCAAATGGAACACTTACAGTAGAGAATTATTCTGGTGGAAGTGGAACCTTTGAGTTTAGCGTCGACGGAACTAATTGGCAGGCTGAGCCAGTATTCGAAAACCTTGCTACCGGAAATTACACACTCAGCATGCGCGATACCAATGGAAATGCGAGTTGTTTATTTACTGAAACATTTACCATTGATTCCCCTGCAGGCCCAATTCAATTAGATAGATTTAACACATTTGCGACTAGCTGTGGGGAAGATAATGGTGAGATTCTCGATGTTTTGATTTCTGGTGGTTGGGGTAATTACACGTTTAAATGGACCAAAGATTCTCCAACAGGTACGGAGGTTACTGGCACGATCAACAAGGTCGATAATCTTTCTGCTGGAGATTACTTCCTAACAATAACTGATTCTGAGGGATGTTCTGAGGTTTTTGAATTTGAAGTAGGAACTGCTCCTGACCCAGAATATACCATCACTCCGCCAGCTCAGGTATGCTTTGGCGAACAAGTAAAGCTCGAAGCTGTTCACAAACCTGGTGACCCAAATGCACCTTCAGCTCGCACCACAATTGCTTGGTATAAAAACCCTAATCAAAGTGGACTAATAACAGACGGACCAGATCCGGCTAACTCTGATATCAGCTACACCATTGTAGAAGACCCAAATAACTTTGTGAATTCCACACTGGAAATTGACGGATTGCCTGCTGGTGAATATACCTACTATTTATATGTAGAATGTACTGGGGTGGAGATTCCCGTGACTTTTGAAGTATTTGAATTTCCTGTTCTCACAATAGAAGGAGAAAAAGAAAGTTGCTTTCAAGCTGCTGATGGTAAAATCATAGTTACAGGTGATATAGAGCCTGGAATGATTTTCCAAATAGGAAGCAACGCGTATACAGCAACAGAATTAGCCGCTGCAACTTTTGCTCCGGGAGACTACACCTTAGAGGTTCAGGGAGCAGTTTGTTCTCAATCTTTCCCGGTATCCATAGAACCTGCATTGGAAATAAAAGCGGCTTTAGTAGATTCTAAAAATGCAGCCTGTGGTTTGCAGGACGGTTTATTGAGCTTTGAGTGGGAAGGAGGGGCAGGACCTTATGAAATTTCACTTACACCTTCTACTGGGAATCCTATTTCGCTGACAACATCTGACCTATCATACACCTTTGAAAATCTGGGACAAGGCACCTATACTTTTGCGATTTTAGACGCAGAAGGTTGCTTATATACCATGTCTACACCTGTTTCAGTTGAAAATGGTCCTTCAGAAATAGTTGTAGATCCTGTTTATTCCAGTTGTGATGGCAATCCTATTTCTATAACTCCTCAAGTCAATCCGTCAAATGGTGATGCGGTGTTCACTTGGTATATGGGATCAATTGGCAGCGCAAATCTTATTTCTGATGGTCAAGTTATAAACGGAGTCATATTCAACCTAAATGCGAGAGGTAACATAAACATGCAGGGAGTTACCTTAGCAAATGCACCATTCAAACTTTGGGTTACTGTAGATGGTGATGGGATTTGCGCTGGAGATCAAAAAGAAATTTCAATTCAGGTATTTGGTAACCCTAAGGTGCAGGTGACACCAATTCCAGAGCTATGTTTTGGAGATGGAGGAAGTCTTGAACTAGAAATCCCGGATAATCAGAACTTGGAATTTAGCCTGAATGGTGGACCTTTTGTATCCTATCCAAATTCGATTATTGAGAACCTTGCTTCAGGAATCTATACTTTGGAAGCACAGAATCCAAGTGGGTGTATCGTGGAAGTGGGAACCTTTACTGTTGCTGGCCCTGCCGCTCCATTAGAAATCCAAGACTTGACTGCAATTGGAGCTACCTGTCTCAGCCCGAATGGAAGGTTATTTGGAACTGCAGCTGGCGGAACCGGACCTTACAACTTGACAGTTGAGGGACCAGCTGGAGCTGTTGCCTCCTCGGATATAGTCTGGAATGGAAATGATTTTAATGTGGAAAACTTACCGCTTGGATCATACATAGTAACACTGACAGATGCAAACCAATGTTCGGTTACTGCCGATGGCTTAACAATTACCAACGAACCGCTGAAAGTCATAGCAGATGACCTGACTATTTGTGAAGGAGAAGATGCTGTTCTTACTCCTCGTGTACAAGGTGGTCAAGGAGGCGGACTCACCTTCTCCTGGTTTAAAGACAGCGAAGGACAGGATCGAATTCCAATAGGTAGTAGTACGGATGGAAATATCACCTATAATCTCACCCAAAATGGTGTTCTCACTATTTCAGGATTAGATTTAGTAAACTCGCCATATAGATACTATGCGGAATTAGATCTAAATGCAGCATGTAGCAGAGATCTGGATGAGGCAATAGTAACAGTCAAATCCATTCCTACTTTAAGAACCAGCAACCCTTCCCTGATATGTGACCCTACTCAAACTGTAGATTTGTCCTTATATATTGAAGGATACGATCCTAACACCTATGACTATGAGGTTCTTGATGGTGATGACAATAAAATGCAACTAGATGAAATAAGTACTGTTTCTCAGACTGGGGTTTATAAGGTGAGAATGAAGGAAAAAAATTCTGACTGCTTCACTGCTACAGAGCGTATTTTAGTGCGAATTGCAGAAGTTGAACTTGTAGCCTCATTTGAGTATAATATTGAAGTAGTACCTGGCCAAACTGTCACAAATTCTCAAGTTGGAATTGGTGATGAAGTGATGTTTAGTGACTTAAGCCAGGGAAACCCTGTGAGATGGGAGTGGGACTTTGGAGATGGAAATACTTCAACAGAGGCTTCCCCTAATCATATTTATGAGGAATTAGGAGTTTTTATAGTAATTCTTAGAACTTGGGATGATCTTGGTTGTGAAAGCACAGCAGTAATGGAATTGGAAATAATTGATAATTTTGATATTAAGTTTCCCAATGCTTTTACTCCTGATCGAACAGATGGAAAAAATAATTTCTTCTTCCCTAAATTTAGAGGTATAGTATTTTTAAAGGTTTATGTTTTTACTACCTGGGGCGAATTGATCTATGAGTCAAACACTTTAGAGGATGAGGGTTGGGATGGTACATTCCGCGGAAAGCCAGCAATCAATGGTAACTATGTATACAGGGGGAAATATAGGAGTAGGGGTGGTTTTGAAGGAGAAACTTCTGGCGTTTTTGTTTTAATTAGATAA
- a CDS encoding GumC family protein, translated as MSTNQNNTPFNYPVFTVSKSREDFDLRAIILSYFKYWKWFLFSVLFCVVIAFLFNKYTLPVYVVNGTVVLNEEKPDITADLFSSAGLVNSKMNTQNEVWILKSLFLAEEALKDLNFNISYFREGTFQKTQIYGNTPVLVEVDWKHPQVVGGMFKLKIIDDSRFQLQVAEEELSVYNPNDPFYNSNLSDQNVFDGQYHFDSLIVSDFNKFTIKNAGALPGEEIFFSISDTPSLALQMADELNVQLVDEKSSILSLSLRTTIRKKGENYLNNLMDAYLDRELAEKNRASDATILFIQNQLSGITDSLTFFENRLQQYRTDNKIFNLSEEGSRVYDNLLELENERAKAEISLRYYNQLKQYLDREDFDALMAPSIAEMDNNLLTTLVGNLIELQSEKTRLTANFKDENPAVLEINRKIENTRKVLSENVNSAISNINATINQLSDRINTIDGEINQLPETERRLLGIQRQFEINESIYVYLQEKLYEAQITKASNFPKNSILNTARSSLSPVFPKKSINLIIGFFVGLGIPFLFITIRTYFNNKVDDPRFLEKHHDIPFLGIIGKSSLDHSRVVLENPKSGVTESFRSLRSDMSYLVPEKSNVVILFTSSISGEGKTFCAINMASVYALSGKKVILLGLDLRKPKIAQDFGLENKVGISTILSNKMDWREAVKNSGYENLDILLSGSVPPNPAELILQDSFSKMMEEIKQSYDIVIMDCPPVGLVSETKELFKYSDINIFVFRHKYSDKSNVKVVESLREKEELKKIYTILNDFQVDHRYGYGYGYGYGYGYGKDYGYYQEEKTGPLGRLLGKKK; from the coding sequence ATGTCGACCAATCAGAATAATACCCCATTTAACTATCCTGTATTCACAGTATCAAAATCGAGAGAAGATTTTGACTTGAGAGCCATCATTCTCAGTTACTTTAAGTACTGGAAATGGTTCCTTTTTAGTGTTTTATTTTGTGTTGTAATAGCCTTTCTTTTCAACAAATATACTCTCCCCGTATATGTGGTAAATGGTACGGTTGTACTAAATGAGGAAAAACCAGATATTACCGCAGACTTGTTTAGCTCTGCAGGATTAGTTAATAGTAAAATGAACACCCAAAATGAGGTGTGGATTTTAAAGTCCTTGTTTCTTGCTGAAGAAGCACTTAAGGATTTAAATTTTAATATTTCTTATTTTAGAGAAGGAACTTTCCAAAAAACCCAAATTTACGGAAATACTCCAGTGCTGGTAGAGGTAGATTGGAAACACCCTCAGGTCGTAGGAGGGATGTTTAAACTAAAAATTATAGATGACTCAAGGTTTCAGTTACAGGTAGCAGAAGAAGAACTTTCTGTTTATAATCCAAACGATCCTTTTTACAATAGTAACCTGTCCGACCAGAATGTTTTTGATGGCCAATATCATTTTGATTCATTGATTGTGAGTGACTTTAACAAATTTACGATCAAAAATGCAGGGGCACTTCCCGGAGAAGAAATATTTTTTTCAATTTCCGACACTCCTTCTCTTGCTTTACAAATGGCGGATGAACTGAATGTCCAGCTTGTGGATGAAAAATCGTCAATATTGTCTCTCTCGCTACGCACAACTATCAGGAAGAAAGGTGAAAATTATCTGAATAATTTGATGGATGCCTATCTGGACAGAGAATTAGCAGAAAAGAATAGAGCATCAGATGCTACCATATTGTTTATTCAAAATCAACTAAGCGGCATTACAGATTCCCTTACATTTTTTGAGAATAGACTACAGCAATATAGAACAGATAACAAAATTTTCAATCTAAGTGAGGAAGGGTCGCGTGTATATGACAATCTATTAGAGCTGGAGAATGAACGAGCAAAGGCTGAAATATCCCTAAGGTATTACAATCAACTTAAGCAATATTTGGACAGAGAAGATTTTGATGCATTAATGGCTCCATCCATAGCAGAAATGGATAACAATTTGTTAACTACTTTGGTAGGAAACTTAATTGAACTGCAGTCTGAAAAAACCAGGCTTACTGCAAACTTTAAAGATGAAAATCCTGCGGTGCTAGAAATCAACCGTAAAATTGAGAATACAAGGAAAGTCCTGTCAGAGAATGTCAATTCTGCCATATCTAATATTAATGCAACCATTAATCAACTTTCAGATAGAATTAACACTATAGATGGTGAAATCAATCAGTTGCCAGAAACAGAGCGGAGGTTACTGGGAATACAGAGACAATTTGAGATTAATGAATCCATCTATGTTTATCTTCAGGAGAAGTTATATGAGGCTCAAATTACAAAAGCTTCAAATTTCCCAAAGAATTCTATTCTGAACACTGCTAGGTCTAGTTTAAGCCCCGTTTTCCCAAAGAAATCTATTAATTTAATCATTGGATTCTTTGTCGGACTTGGAATTCCGTTCTTATTTATTACTATCAGAACTTATTTTAACAATAAAGTTGACGATCCTCGTTTTCTCGAAAAACATCATGATATTCCTTTCCTAGGAATTATTGGTAAATCGAGTTTAGATCATTCTCGGGTGGTACTTGAAAACCCTAAATCAGGGGTTACGGAATCGTTTAGATCGCTGCGTTCTGATATGTCCTACCTCGTACCAGAAAAAAGTAACGTTGTGATTTTATTTACTTCCTCTATTTCTGGAGAAGGAAAAACTTTCTGTGCTATCAACATGGCTTCTGTCTATGCACTTTCTGGTAAAAAAGTGATTCTCTTAGGCTTAGATCTTAGAAAACCTAAAATTGCGCAGGATTTTGGACTTGAAAACAAAGTAGGAATAAGTACCATACTAAGTAATAAGATGGATTGGAGAGAAGCCGTTAAAAATAGTGGCTATGAAAATCTAGATATTCTTCTTTCTGGTTCTGTGCCACCAAATCCTGCAGAATTAATACTCCAAGATTCATTTTCGAAGATGATGGAGGAAATAAAGCAATCCTACGACATAGTTATCATGGATTGTCCTCCGGTAGGCTTAGTTTCTGAAACCAAGGAATTGTTTAAATATTCGGATATAAACATCTTTGTTTTCAGGCATAAATATTCGGATAAATCTAATGTCAAAGTCGTAGAGAGCTTAAGAGAAAAAGAGGAGCTCAAGAAAATTTATACTATTCTTAATGATTTCCAAGTAGACCATAGATATGGTTATGGCTACGGCTATGGTTATGGTTATGGCTACGGTAAAGATTACGGTTATTATCAGGAAGAGAAAACAGGTCCTTTAGGTCGGCTTCTGGGTAAAAAGAAATAG